Proteins encoded together in one Pontiella desulfatans window:
- a CDS encoding sodium:solute symporter family transporter: MLNVLDFGILITYVVLVLTVGCGAAWMQKRKAAKLGVERDDGAYFLAARTLKWPIIGLSLFSTNISTVHIVALCEEGYRSGLAYANFELAAIFTLVILAVFFVPFYLRAHVTTLPDFLEKRFNRNCRDFLAFLSIISAVFIHIGVSLYAGAVVINAMLGFGTEVAQLMPTMIMIAVATGLYVVVGGLLAVTLTDAIQTTTLLIGSAIVTTFAFMKLGGWGVLQETVGPNMISVLRPSGDFSGMPWHAVVIGYPVIGIWYWCTDQTIVQRVLGAKDENHGKAGAMFACVLKLLPMFLFVLPGLLCLALLHKGLLPELSDSKEAFAHMVMNLLPAGFRGLIVAALLAALMGTIAGALNSIATLFAFDLYKRFKPETPNKKLVHIGRAATITGVILAIIWSPIIGKFDSIYGAIASMICYISPPITAVFMVGIFWKRATAKAGALTLWIGFILGLIVFALDLLKEHTGWSMLFMHAAGLLCLICIIIMIVASLLGEDTNTEENLKLVWDSPMTPLRIKGSPGLMNYKFQAVAVMTIACIIYFLFRAPTQEKIDAWKTANPEAAARIEAHCNPTPEAE, translated from the coding sequence ATGTTAAACGTTTTGGATTTTGGAATACTCATCACCTATGTGGTGCTGGTGCTGACGGTCGGCTGCGGCGCGGCGTGGATGCAGAAACGCAAGGCCGCTAAACTTGGCGTTGAGCGCGACGATGGCGCCTACTTCCTTGCGGCCCGCACGCTGAAATGGCCCATCATTGGTCTGTCGCTATTTTCGACGAACATTTCCACCGTCCATATTGTTGCGTTGTGCGAGGAGGGCTACCGCAGTGGACTCGCCTACGCCAACTTTGAATTGGCGGCCATCTTTACACTCGTGATTCTTGCGGTGTTCTTTGTGCCGTTCTATCTGCGGGCGCATGTGACCACGCTGCCGGATTTCCTTGAAAAGCGGTTCAACCGCAACTGCCGCGACTTCCTCGCGTTCCTCTCCATCATTTCCGCCGTGTTCATCCATATCGGCGTTTCGCTCTACGCCGGCGCAGTGGTCATCAACGCCATGCTCGGCTTCGGCACCGAAGTGGCCCAGCTGATGCCCACCATGATCATGATTGCCGTGGCCACGGGCCTTTACGTGGTGGTGGGCGGCCTGCTTGCCGTAACCCTGACCGATGCCATCCAAACCACCACCCTGTTGATCGGCTCCGCCATCGTGACCACCTTTGCGTTCATGAAGCTGGGCGGCTGGGGCGTGCTGCAGGAAACCGTGGGGCCCAACATGATTTCCGTGCTGCGCCCGTCGGGCGATTTCAGCGGCATGCCTTGGCACGCCGTGGTGATTGGCTATCCGGTCATCGGCATCTGGTATTGGTGCACCGACCAAACGATTGTCCAGCGCGTACTCGGCGCAAAGGACGAGAACCACGGCAAGGCCGGAGCCATGTTTGCCTGCGTATTGAAGCTGCTGCCGATGTTCCTGTTCGTCTTGCCCGGCCTGCTTTGCCTGGCCCTGCTCCATAAAGGATTGCTTCCGGAACTCTCCGACAGCAAGGAAGCCTTCGCCCATATGGTGATGAACCTGTTGCCCGCCGGCTTCCGCGGCCTGATCGTTGCGGCACTGTTGGCTGCCTTGATGGGCACGATTGCGGGCGCGCTCAACTCCATCGCCACGCTGTTTGCGTTCGATCTCTACAAACGCTTTAAACCGGAAACCCCCAACAAGAAGCTGGTTCATATCGGTCGTGCCGCCACCATCACCGGGGTGATACTGGCCATCATCTGGTCACCGATCATTGGCAAGTTCGATTCCATCTATGGAGCCATTGCCTCCATGATCTGCTATATCTCCCCGCCGATCACCGCCGTCTTCATGGTCGGTATTTTCTGGAAACGCGCAACGGCCAAGGCCGGGGCGTTGACCCTTTGGATCGGCTTTATCCTTGGCCTCATTGTTTTTGCGCTTGATTTGCTGAAGGAGCATACCGGATGGAGCATGCTGTTCATGCATGCGGCCGGGTTGCTCTGCCTGATCTGCATCATCATCATGATTGTTGCCTCGCTGCTCGGCGAGGATACCAACACCGAAGAAAACCTTAAACTGGTATGGGACTCCCCGATGACGCCGTTACGGATCAAGGGCTCACCGGGATTGATGAACTATAAGTTCCAGGCCGTCGCGGTCATGACCATTGCCTGCATCATCTACTTCCTCTTCCGCGCCCCGACCCAGGAAAAGATCGATGCGTGGAAAACGGCCAATCCCGAGGCCGCCGCGAGAATCGAAGCCCATTGCAACCCGACACCGGAGGCGGAATAA
- a CDS encoding beta-galactosidase, which produces MVNQGAKKRVWLLLLVAGLGGMVFGKTLPMPPRPNPVGEKQPVFGAAEGHFTFDGKPAVIISGSVHYPRVPRAYWRDRIRKAKAMGFNCIGTYIFWNAHEKKPGEFDFSGNLDIAAFMRVCQEEGMWVIVRPGPYVCSEWDFGGMPAWLLKDPEMQVRTGDPKFLEATARYMKAVGEQLKDWQVTHGGPIIQVQVENEYGQFGRPGNEDDMAYNKAIHDQLIAAGFDAMFIRCDWPKKKTIGTAHIDGVYTTMNFGGSADTAFAFFEEEYPGMPKMCGEYWVGWFDHWGAKHHTKALAPFIKQIEWMLDNSVSFNVYMLHGGSNFGFTSGANWSSGQYSADTTSYDYDSPMDETGRITDKFFIFRDTIKKYLPPNYELPEPPEQIKRIEVPEFNLEQTAGFDQLFREPFKSEQAPHMEAMDLNQGLALYETTVEVPKAGECKLSFSELKDRAIVIVNGKRVATLDRRLKQNTARIELPAGNVELGILLENMGHLNYARELMKDRKGLGEVTLDDKPVLGWEILTFPLELEDIASLKFSDAPAQPSALPVFFRGEFSVDEVGDTLLDMTGWGKCMVWVNGINLGRFWDIGPQYTLYLPGCWMRPGANEVVVMDIEPTGHHAIRGVTEFIYGLKVDKNLSYNRKPGETIQLSKKQMVASGSFKDGDDAQLVDFGKTISARFICIESLSSHSEDNHASIAEIHLIDAKDQWLDRDGWQVVYADSEEIVAEPASASNVMDNQPVTFWHTQYKGGSTPHPHQVVIDLGAVKEFKTLRYLPRNGANPGKIKDYRIYAAKPLFDGLKAKD; this is translated from the coding sequence ATGGTTAATCAGGGTGCGAAGAAGCGCGTTTGGCTCTTGTTGTTGGTGGCAGGTTTGGGCGGGATGGTGTTCGGGAAGACGTTGCCGATGCCGCCAAGGCCAAATCCCGTCGGAGAAAAGCAACCGGTTTTCGGCGCGGCGGAAGGCCACTTTACCTTCGACGGCAAGCCGGCGGTGATCATTTCCGGTTCGGTGCATTATCCGCGCGTGCCGCGGGCCTATTGGCGCGACCGCATCCGCAAGGCGAAGGCGATGGGCTTCAACTGCATCGGCACCTATATTTTCTGGAACGCCCACGAAAAGAAGCCGGGCGAATTCGATTTCAGCGGCAACCTCGATATTGCCGCGTTCATGCGCGTTTGCCAGGAGGAGGGCATGTGGGTGATTGTCCGGCCCGGCCCCTATGTGTGTTCCGAATGGGATTTCGGCGGCATGCCCGCCTGGCTGCTGAAGGATCCGGAGATGCAGGTGCGCACCGGCGATCCCAAGTTCCTGGAGGCGACGGCCCGCTACATGAAGGCGGTGGGCGAGCAACTCAAGGATTGGCAGGTTACGCACGGCGGGCCGATTATCCAGGTGCAGGTGGAAAACGAATACGGCCAGTTCGGCCGCCCCGGCAACGAGGACGACATGGCCTATAACAAAGCCATCCACGACCAGCTCATTGCCGCCGGGTTCGATGCCATGTTCATCCGTTGCGATTGGCCGAAGAAAAAAACCATCGGAACCGCGCACATCGACGGCGTCTACACCACCATGAATTTTGGCGGCAGTGCCGACACGGCCTTTGCCTTCTTCGAAGAGGAATATCCGGGCATGCCGAAGATGTGCGGCGAATACTGGGTGGGTTGGTTCGACCACTGGGGCGCGAAGCACCACACCAAGGCGCTGGCGCCGTTCATCAAGCAAATCGAGTGGATGCTCGACAACAGCGTTTCATTCAACGTCTACATGCTGCATGGCGGAAGCAACTTCGGCTTCACCTCCGGCGCCAACTGGTCGTCCGGTCAATACAGCGCCGATACCACCAGCTACGACTACGATTCGCCCATGGATGAAACCGGGCGCATCACCGACAAGTTTTTCATCTTCCGCGACACCATCAAAAAATACCTTCCGCCGAACTACGAACTTCCGGAACCGCCTGAGCAGATCAAACGCATCGAGGTGCCGGAATTCAACCTGGAGCAAACCGCCGGGTTCGATCAGTTGTTCCGCGAGCCCTTCAAGTCGGAACAGGCGCCGCACATGGAGGCGATGGACCTGAACCAGGGGCTGGCGCTCTATGAAACCACGGTCGAGGTTCCGAAGGCCGGCGAGTGCAAGCTTTCGTTCAGCGAGCTGAAGGATCGCGCCATTGTGATCGTGAACGGCAAGCGGGTTGCCACGCTCGACCGCCGCCTGAAGCAAAACACCGCGCGTATCGAGCTTCCCGCAGGGAACGTGGAACTCGGAATCCTTCTCGAAAACATGGGGCATTTGAACTATGCCCGCGAACTGATGAAGGACCGCAAGGGGCTGGGCGAGGTTACGCTGGACGACAAGCCGGTGCTGGGCTGGGAAATCCTGACGTTCCCGTTGGAACTGGAGGACATCGCTTCCCTGAAGTTCTCCGATGCCCCGGCCCAACCATCCGCGCTCCCCGTGTTCTTCCGCGGCGAGTTTTCGGTCGACGAGGTCGGCGATACGCTGCTCGATATGACCGGGTGGGGCAAGTGCATGGTTTGGGTCAACGGAATCAACCTCGGGCGTTTCTGGGACATCGGGCCGCAATACACGCTCTATCTGCCGGGGTGCTGGATGCGGCCCGGCGCGAATGAAGTCGTCGTGATGGACATCGAACCCACCGGCCACCATGCCATCCGCGGCGTGACCGAATTCATCTACGGCCTGAAGGTCGATAAAAACCTGAGCTACAACCGCAAGCCCGGCGAAACCATCCAGCTCTCCAAAAAACAAATGGTTGCCAGTGGCTCCTTCAAGGATGGCGACGATGCGCAGTTGGTCGACTTCGGGAAGACGATCAGCGCGCGCTTCATCTGCATCGAATCGCTCAGTTCCCACTCCGAAGACAACCATGCCTCCATCGCCGAAATCCATCTGATCGATGCCAAGGACCAGTGGCTCGACCGCGATGGTTGGCAGGTGGTCTATGCCGACAGCGAAGAGATTGTTGCGGAGCCCGCCTCGGCAAGCAACGTGATGGACAACCAACCGGTTACGTTCTGGCATACCCAGTACAAGGGCGGTTCCACGCCGCACCCGCACCAGGTGGTCATCGACCTGGGGGCGGTCAAGGAGTTCAAGACCCTGCGCTACCTCCCGCGCAACGGCGCGAATCCAGGCAAGATCAAGGACTATCGGATCTATGCCGCGAAGCCGCTCTTCGATGGGTTGAAGGCAAAGGACTAA
- a CDS encoding L-rhamnose isomerase — translation MSVEKAYELAKARYAAFGIDTDAMIDKALQLPISLHCWQADDVVGFETKPDGLAGGGIMATGNYPGRARNGEEARADIAKAMSLIPGTQRCNVHALYCETEEYVDRDEMTPAGFTKWMDWAKEQGIKLDFNPSFFAHPKSQDGYTLSHRDEEVRSFWVRHGKASRLIAEAMAEAQGSPCYVNWWTPDGSKDIPADRFGPRARMAKSYDEIMGDDSVDKAKCVDFIESKLFGIGSEEYVVSSGEFCSDYAISRGMGLCMDMGHFHPTETIHGKISSHLQFMDKILLHVSRPIRWDSDHVTLFNDDLKNVFLEIQRGNVWDRVIIALDFFDASINRIGAYVTGTRAARKGILYALLDPTEQLQSYEAEGKNAQRLALMEEFKSMPFAAVWDMLCEKAGVPVGADWLAEMEAYEADVLSKRA, via the coding sequence ATGAGTGTGGAAAAAGCATACGAACTGGCGAAGGCACGCTATGCGGCCTTCGGAATCGATACCGACGCGATGATCGACAAGGCGCTGCAACTCCCTATTTCCCTGCACTGCTGGCAGGCGGACGATGTGGTTGGGTTCGAGACCAAGCCCGACGGACTCGCCGGCGGCGGCATCATGGCGACGGGCAACTATCCCGGCCGCGCCCGCAATGGCGAAGAGGCCCGTGCGGACATTGCCAAGGCGATGTCGTTGATTCCCGGAACACAGCGCTGCAACGTCCATGCGCTTTATTGCGAAACCGAGGAATACGTGGATCGCGATGAGATGACTCCGGCCGGTTTCACGAAATGGATGGATTGGGCGAAAGAACAAGGCATCAAGCTCGACTTCAACCCCTCGTTCTTCGCCCACCCGAAATCGCAGGACGGCTATACGCTTTCCCATCGCGATGAGGAGGTCCGTTCCTTCTGGGTGCGCCACGGCAAGGCATCGCGCCTCATTGCCGAGGCGATGGCGGAAGCGCAGGGCTCTCCCTGCTACGTCAACTGGTGGACGCCGGATGGTTCCAAGGATATTCCGGCCGACCGTTTCGGACCGCGCGCCCGCATGGCGAAATCCTACGACGAAATCATGGGCGACGATTCGGTCGATAAAGCCAAATGCGTCGATTTCATCGAAAGCAAGCTCTTCGGCATTGGTTCGGAAGAATATGTCGTCAGTTCCGGTGAATTCTGTTCCGACTATGCCATCAGCCGCGGCATGGGACTCTGCATGGACATGGGGCACTTCCATCCGACCGAGACCATCCACGGCAAGATTTCCAGCCACCTGCAGTTCATGGATAAAATCCTGCTGCACGTGAGCCGTCCGATCCGCTGGGACTCCGACCACGTTACGCTGTTCAACGACGACCTCAAAAACGTTTTCCTCGAAATCCAGCGCGGCAACGTGTGGGATCGCGTGATCATCGCGCTCGACTTCTTCGATGCCTCGATCAACCGCATCGGCGCCTATGTGACCGGCACGCGTGCCGCACGCAAAGGCATCCTCTACGCCCTGCTCGACCCGACCGAACAGCTCCAGTCCTACGAAGCCGAAGGCAAGAATGCGCAGCGCCTGGCGCTCATGGAGGAATTCAAGTCCATGCCGTTCGCGGCCGTTTGGGACATGCTCTGCGAAAAGGCCGGCGTCCCGGTCGGTGCCGACTGGTTGGCCGAGATGGAAGCCTACGAAGCCGACGTGCTGTCGAAAAGGGCCTGA
- a CDS encoding helix-turn-helix transcriptional regulator, whose protein sequence is MNQVDEIISYGYIENKLMYPHKNPGMEMVLVEQGSLEWAVEGVPEMLKPGTFFFTLPWQAHGSMHIREPRNKIYYILFELQKTSRRPLEQIRMCDRFGFSGEEQKLLSDAFVTAQRHAWPATGLVKQTFPELMHRLDSGNAVDLHIAVSLLRTLLLELANTINSSSGPNARFSATALKVDSFLKTLGDRLEDEWTLDEMAETCGIKRTYFARITRELTGYPPMQYLNRIRFERACSLLRKTNLPITEIGFQCGYRTSQYFAETFRKYARMTPTEYRSSLGVLDAIMQSNWSHPESRTVSDERERSSRIK, encoded by the coding sequence ATGAATCAAGTGGACGAAATCATCAGCTACGGCTACATCGAAAACAAACTGATGTATCCCCATAAAAACCCCGGCATGGAGATGGTGCTGGTGGAGCAGGGGAGTCTGGAATGGGCGGTTGAAGGCGTGCCGGAAATGCTTAAGCCTGGCACGTTTTTCTTCACCCTGCCATGGCAGGCGCACGGCAGCATGCATATCCGCGAGCCGCGCAACAAAATCTACTATATCCTCTTCGAATTGCAGAAAACCTCGCGCCGGCCATTGGAGCAGATCCGCATGTGCGACCGGTTCGGTTTTTCCGGCGAAGAACAGAAGCTGCTCAGTGATGCATTCGTTACCGCCCAGCGCCACGCATGGCCCGCAACCGGCCTGGTCAAACAAACCTTTCCTGAATTGATGCACCGATTGGACAGCGGAAATGCGGTGGATTTACACATCGCCGTTTCCTTGTTGCGCACCCTCTTGCTGGAACTGGCGAATACCATTAACTCCTCTTCGGGGCCGAATGCCCGCTTTTCGGCGACCGCCCTCAAGGTGGACTCGTTCCTGAAAACATTGGGCGACCGTCTCGAAGACGAATGGACGCTGGATGAAATGGCCGAAACCTGTGGAATCAAGCGAACCTATTTCGCTCGCATCACACGCGAGCTAACCGGGTATCCGCCAATGCAATACCTCAACCGCATTCGTTTCGAAAGGGCATGCTCGCTCTTGCGCAAAACCAATCTCCCGATCACCGAAATCGGCTTCCAATGTGGCTATCGGACGAGCCAGTATTTTGCCGAAACCTTCCGGAAGTATGCCCGCATGACGCCCACCGAATACCGCAGTAGCCTAGGGGTGCTGGACGCCATCATGCAATCCAACTGGAGCCATCCGGAAAGTCGTACCGTTTCAGATGAACGCGAACGGTCCTCCCGCATTAAATAG
- a CDS encoding AraC family transcriptional regulator: MTNHLLKKKDLFEDPTLPLQVYIRDPQPDFPMHSHGFDELVIILKGTAMHVVNEQGFPVKAGDVFVISQNHEHQYQKMHGLALANILFDPEALMMDQWDIRTLPGFHALFSLEPAFRSQHNFKSRLQLSEQALNQTNELIHDLTRETEKRNPGYRVMAKGLFMQLAVSLSRAYSSTPSEESIDLLRIGDAIAHIETHYTEKITLDQLAQKSHLSTRHFTRVFQECIGRSPIDHLMHVRCQKAAGLLRGSNRTITDIAFDCGFSDSNYFSRCFRKTMNQTPRQFRTYPAPTMETPPGP; this comes from the coding sequence ATGACAAACCATCTCCTGAAAAAGAAGGATCTGTTCGAGGATCCAACACTTCCCCTGCAGGTTTACATCCGCGATCCGCAGCCCGACTTCCCGATGCACAGCCATGGGTTCGACGAGCTGGTCATCATCCTCAAGGGCACGGCCATGCATGTTGTCAACGAACAGGGGTTTCCCGTGAAAGCCGGCGATGTTTTCGTGATTTCCCAAAACCACGAGCACCAATACCAGAAGATGCACGGCCTCGCACTGGCCAACATTCTGTTTGATCCCGAAGCCCTGATGATGGATCAGTGGGATATCCGCACCCTGCCCGGCTTCCACGCCCTCTTCTCGCTCGAACCGGCCTTCCGCTCGCAGCATAACTTCAAGAGTCGGCTGCAACTGTCCGAACAAGCACTCAACCAGACCAACGAGCTCATTCATGATCTAACGCGCGAAACGGAAAAACGCAACCCGGGCTACCGCGTCATGGCCAAAGGGCTTTTCATGCAGCTGGCCGTTTCGCTCTCCCGCGCCTACTCCTCCACCCCCTCGGAAGAATCGATCGATCTATTGCGCATCGGCGATGCCATCGCCCACATCGAAACCCACTACACCGAAAAAATCACGCTCGATCAACTGGCACAAAAATCACATCTGTCCACGCGCCACTTCACCCGTGTTTTCCAGGAATGCATTGGTCGTTCCCCCATCGATCACCTGATGCATGTGCGCTGCCAAAAGGCGGCCGGGCTTTTGAGGGGCAGCAACCGCACCATTACGGACATCGCGTTCGATTGCGGCTTTTCCGATAGCAACTATTTTTCCCGCTGCTTCCGGAAAACCATGAACCAAACCCCCAGGCAGTTCCGGACCTACCCGGCTCCCACCATGGAAACACCCCCAGGGCCATGA
- a CDS encoding L-rhamnose mutarotase codes for MNGLTTVLALIALPVFAFSPYESYLLSGQQTHVALIAVAKEGKADELTIALKTLNEKNATKAFKKADISNVRFYSKKLQAKTWVLVYFDYDGDRYLDAAKDFESVKAVQALDELVGPHPRARQYGATWLQTEWINYIHGAKPIDEPSRFAMVTRVKPEKEQEYRTLHQTVWPGVTDQMVRGNYHDFSIFFVEIGDELFEFFHVEYVGTDSTKDAEANKADPFNQRWWKLTDACQDPLPDADGVWSMMDKISE; via the coding sequence ATGAATGGGTTAACCACTGTACTCGCACTGATTGCCCTGCCGGTCTTTGCCTTCTCCCCCTACGAAAGCTACCTGCTTTCGGGTCAACAAACCCACGTGGCCCTGATTGCCGTCGCCAAGGAAGGAAAAGCGGACGAGCTGACTATTGCCCTCAAAACATTGAATGAAAAAAATGCAACAAAAGCGTTCAAGAAAGCCGACATCTCGAACGTGCGCTTCTACTCGAAAAAGTTGCAGGCCAAAACATGGGTCCTGGTCTATTTCGACTATGACGGAGACCGCTATCTTGATGCCGCTAAGGATTTTGAGTCAGTGAAGGCCGTTCAGGCCTTGGACGAACTGGTTGGCCCACATCCGCGCGCCCGGCAATATGGCGCGACTTGGCTGCAAACGGAATGGATCAATTATATCCACGGCGCGAAGCCGATCGATGAACCCAGCCGTTTTGCAATGGTCACCCGAGTGAAACCGGAGAAGGAACAGGAATACAGAACCCTGCACCAAACCGTGTGGCCGGGCGTAACCGACCAGATGGTTCGAGGTAACTACCACGACTTTTCCATATTTTTCGTCGAGATCGGGGATGAGCTATTTGAGTTTTTCCATGTGGAATATGTCGGAACCGATTCCACGAAAGACGCCGAGGCAAACAAGGCCGATCCGTTCAACCAACGTTGGTGGAAACTCACCGACGCCTGCCAGGATCCCCTGCCCGATGCGGACGGTGTCTGGTCGATGATGGACAAAATTTCAGAATGA
- the rhaM gene encoding L-rhamnose mutarotase, whose amino-acid sequence MIRNAFTMKLKPDCVAEYKKRHDEIRPELARAHTDAGIFDYSIYFDEKTLTLFAFQKLTDDNTADNLKNLEIVQQWWDHMADLMETHPDNMPVFSPLREVFHMD is encoded by the coding sequence ATGATCCGGAATGCATTCACCATGAAGCTCAAGCCGGATTGCGTCGCGGAATACAAAAAACGCCACGACGAAATCCGGCCGGAGCTGGCGCGGGCGCATACGGATGCCGGCATCTTCGACTATTCGATCTACTTCGACGAGAAGACGCTGACGCTGTTCGCCTTCCAGAAGCTGACCGACGACAACACGGCAGACAATTTAAAGAACCTCGAAATCGTTCAGCAATGGTGGGATCATATGGCCGACCTGATGGAAACCCATCCGGACAACATGCCCGTCTTCAGCCCGCTGCGCGAAGTTTTTCACATGGACTAA
- a CDS encoding class II aldolase/adducin family protein → MTELETIVALSHEFGTVDYVKGGGGNTSVKNDTTLWVKPSGTTLGGLTTETFVAMNREIINGLYAVQTPAESADREELVKNMMAEAVENDAGRPSVEAPLHNVFEAIYVVHTHPALVNGLTCAKGGEAACKRLFPDALWVEYIDPGYTLCMEVRKRIEGYKAENGNEPALLVLQNHGIFIAADTPDAIRALYKRVMEALEAEYANTGVSLVLDIPETPGAAEVEEQIKTTFGDNAAFMASCGTFDVAPGPITPDHLVYSKAFPYVGNLTEAGAAAYEAERGYAPKVIVAGTRVYGIGNSQKNADLALELAQDGALVIQLAQAFGGINYMTDAQREFIENWEVESYRSKQV, encoded by the coding sequence ATGACCGAATTAGAAACGATTGTTGCACTCTCTCACGAGTTTGGAACCGTGGATTATGTGAAGGGCGGGGGAGGCAACACCTCCGTCAAGAACGATACCACGTTGTGGGTAAAACCCTCCGGTACCACATTGGGTGGATTGACCACCGAAACGTTCGTGGCCATGAACCGCGAAATAATCAACGGGCTCTATGCCGTGCAAACGCCTGCCGAATCGGCCGACCGGGAGGAGCTGGTCAAAAACATGATGGCCGAGGCCGTCGAGAACGATGCCGGGCGACCGTCGGTTGAAGCGCCCCTGCATAACGTGTTTGAGGCGATCTATGTCGTGCATACCCACCCGGCCCTTGTGAATGGCCTCACGTGCGCCAAGGGCGGTGAAGCGGCCTGCAAGCGGCTGTTCCCCGATGCGCTGTGGGTGGAATACATCGATCCGGGCTACACGCTCTGCATGGAGGTGCGCAAGCGCATCGAGGGGTATAAGGCGGAAAACGGCAACGAGCCGGCCCTGCTGGTGCTACAGAACCATGGCATCTTTATTGCGGCCGACACGCCCGATGCCATTCGCGCGCTTTACAAGCGGGTGATGGAGGCCTTGGAGGCCGAATATGCCAACACCGGCGTCTCCTTGGTGCTGGACATTCCGGAAACGCCGGGGGCGGCCGAAGTTGAAGAACAGATCAAAACGACTTTCGGCGACAACGCCGCTTTTATGGCGTCGTGTGGAACGTTTGACGTGGCGCCGGGGCCGATCACGCCGGATCACCTCGTTTATTCCAAGGCGTTTCCCTACGTTGGAAACCTGACCGAAGCGGGTGCGGCCGCCTATGAAGCGGAACGCGGTTATGCCCCGAAGGTGATTGTTGCCGGAACGCGGGTCTACGGCATCGGAAATTCGCAGAAGAACGCCGATCTGGCGTTGGAATTGGCGCAGGATGGCGCATTGGTCATTCAACTGGCGCAAGCCTTCGGCGGCATCAACTATATGACCGATGCCCAGCGCGAATTCATCGAAAACTGGGAAGTCGAGTCCTATCGCTCCAAGCAGGTTTAG
- a CDS encoding uroporphyrinogen decarboxylase family protein: protein MTSRERVLAAINHQSIDQIPVDLGSNPSSGISAMGYNKLKKALGIEGGHTRIYDVVQQLAQPEVDVLDALGCDVLDIGRTFNTSDDDWYDITMPDGSTAQYPKWFQPLKRDDGAWEVEKNGHVIARMPPDGAFFDQTYFPYEDDYPSDYSNLKDAMDMILWQALAHSPWDNASDPGFWKTLRENTLRLRESTDKALMIVCGCNLFEWGTFLRKIDNFLMDLLAEPEEVEGLLDALMKMHLQTLEKVCEAVGDCCDILRFGDDLGTTGGLFMPPDTYRELFKPRHTQLNAFVHENSQMKTFLHSCGSIYRIMPDLIEAGYDIINPVQTNCFEMEPEKLNAEFGNKITFWGGGCDTASILNKATPDAVRKHVLDRCETFGPGGGFIFNTIHNILPEVPAENVMAAFDAVKEFNAR from the coding sequence ATGACTTCAAGAGAACGCGTTCTCGCGGCCATCAACCACCAGTCCATCGATCAGATACCGGTCGATCTCGGTTCGAACCCCAGCTCCGGCATTTCGGCCATGGGATACAACAAGTTGAAAAAGGCGCTCGGCATCGAGGGCGGCCACACCCGCATCTACGATGTGGTGCAGCAGCTGGCCCAACCGGAAGTGGACGTTCTCGATGCGCTGGGTTGCGATGTGCTCGATATCGGCCGCACCTTCAACACCTCCGACGACGACTGGTACGACATCACCATGCCCGATGGCTCTACCGCGCAATATCCAAAATGGTTCCAACCTTTGAAACGGGACGACGGCGCGTGGGAGGTTGAAAAGAACGGGCATGTGATTGCCCGTATGCCGCCCGATGGTGCATTTTTCGACCAAACCTACTTTCCCTACGAAGACGATTATCCCTCCGACTATTCCAACCTGAAGGATGCCATGGACATGATTCTATGGCAGGCGCTCGCCCACAGTCCGTGGGACAATGCATCCGATCCGGGCTTCTGGAAGACCCTGCGCGAAAATACGCTGCGGCTCAGGGAGAGCACCGACAAGGCATTGATGATCGTTTGCGGCTGCAACCTGTTTGAATGGGGAACCTTCCTGCGCAAGATCGACAATTTCCTGATGGATCTGCTGGCGGAACCCGAGGAAGTCGAAGGCCTGCTCGACGCACTGATGAAAATGCACCTGCAAACACTGGAAAAGGTCTGCGAAGCCGTCGGCGACTGCTGCGACATCCTGCGTTTCGGCGACGACCTCGGCACCACCGGTGGGCTCTTCATGCCGCCCGACACCTACCGGGAACTCTTCAAGCCGCGCCACACGCAGCTGAATGCCTTTGTGCACGAGAATTCGCAGATGAAAACCTTCCTGCATTCGTGCGGCTCCATCTACCGCATCATGCCCGACCTCATCGAAGCCGGCTACGACATCATCAATCCCGTGCAAACCAACTGCTTCGAGATGGAACCCGAAAAGCTCAATGCCGAGTTCGGCAACAAGATCACCTTCTGGGGCGGCGGGTGCGATACGGCCTCCATCCTGAACAAGGCCACGCCGGACGCGGTGCGCAAGCATGTGCTCGATCGCTGCGAAACCTTTGGCCCGGGCGGCGGATTCATCTTCAACACCATCCACAACATCCTGCCCGAAGTCCCGGCGGAAAACGTAATGGCCGCCTTCGACGCCGTAAAGGAGTTCAACGCGCGATAG